In Pelagicoccus albus, the following are encoded in one genomic region:
- a CDS encoding ATP-dependent helicase, with amino-acid sequence MDFEIGPGKNTFEIPEIDFRAELNDEQFAAVTAKPGPLLILAGAGSGKTRTLTYRVAYLLSQGVRAGEILLLTFTNKAAKEMLTRVEELTGVEGRSFWGGTFHSIGHRLLRMHGEAIGVPKNFTILDAGEAETVLKHAVESVESAFFKNKTHPKPGPLSSIISMARNTCESIERTVIDFFPQHHEFIERIEGFAEAYAKRKKEQNVVDYDDLLVFWLKLLDEAPEVAEYYQQRFRHCLVDEYQDTNVLQAAIIDKMAPHHRIMAVGDDAQCIYSWRGANFDNILTFPDRHPETEILRIETNYRSTPEILTMANAIISNRTTAGFDKVLRAHKPSSQRPYVVQAMDTREQAQFVITRIRGLIDEGHDPKEIAVLYRSHFVALDMQMELSRAGVPYQITSGVRFFEQAHIKDLVAHLRLVYNPADVSAFLRIFLLLPKVGEKTAQKLYDHTLAIAKKNEIDFIDALRHEATIKKAPAAARADWESVALSLRDMKQIADSGSPDEVVQVAIDGWYSSYLQGAYANYSNRLEDLNSLVGFAARFEEMQELIAQITLLNSETADRMEESNESIRLTTVHQAKGLEFNVVFVIGAADGFFPTRRSIDTGDTEEERRLFYVAVTRARDELYVLYPKMNTKGGPSMFLNPSRFLQEIPTDLFEPIRIRRNYGW; translated from the coding sequence ATGGATTTTGAAATAGGCCCAGGCAAAAACACATTTGAAATTCCCGAGATCGATTTTCGGGCCGAACTGAACGACGAACAATTCGCCGCAGTCACTGCCAAGCCAGGCCCCCTCCTGATCCTCGCTGGCGCTGGTTCTGGAAAAACCCGCACCCTCACCTATCGCGTCGCCTATCTGCTAAGCCAAGGCGTGCGAGCCGGAGAGATCCTGCTGTTAACATTCACCAACAAGGCAGCCAAGGAGATGCTGACCCGCGTAGAAGAGCTAACCGGCGTGGAAGGCCGCAGCTTCTGGGGTGGGACTTTCCACAGCATCGGACATCGCTTGCTTCGCATGCACGGAGAGGCTATCGGCGTCCCGAAGAATTTTACTATCCTCGACGCAGGCGAAGCCGAAACCGTGCTGAAGCATGCCGTGGAATCCGTGGAGTCAGCCTTCTTCAAAAACAAGACCCACCCCAAGCCAGGCCCGCTTTCCTCCATCATTAGCATGGCGAGAAACACCTGCGAATCGATCGAACGCACCGTGATCGATTTTTTCCCGCAGCACCACGAGTTCATCGAGCGAATAGAGGGCTTCGCCGAGGCATACGCCAAACGCAAGAAGGAGCAAAACGTAGTCGATTACGATGACCTGCTCGTCTTCTGGCTCAAGTTATTGGACGAGGCCCCTGAGGTCGCCGAATATTACCAGCAACGTTTTCGCCATTGCTTGGTGGACGAGTACCAGGACACAAATGTCCTGCAGGCCGCCATCATCGACAAAATGGCTCCGCATCACAGGATCATGGCCGTGGGGGACGACGCCCAATGCATCTACTCTTGGAGAGGCGCGAACTTCGACAATATCCTAACCTTCCCGGACCGCCATCCCGAGACGGAAATCCTCCGCATCGAAACCAACTACCGGAGTACTCCGGAAATCCTAACGATGGCCAATGCGATCATTTCGAATCGCACCACCGCTGGTTTCGACAAGGTTCTTCGAGCCCACAAACCATCGAGTCAAAGGCCATACGTCGTGCAGGCCATGGATACCCGCGAACAGGCCCAATTCGTGATCACTCGCATCCGCGGCCTTATCGACGAAGGCCATGATCCCAAGGAAATCGCCGTTCTTTACCGCTCCCATTTCGTAGCCTTGGACATGCAAATGGAGCTCTCACGGGCCGGCGTGCCGTACCAAATCACCAGCGGCGTGCGCTTCTTCGAGCAAGCCCACATCAAGGACCTAGTTGCCCATTTGCGGCTCGTCTACAATCCCGCAGACGTCTCCGCTTTTCTTCGGATTTTCCTGCTTCTTCCGAAAGTGGGGGAAAAGACCGCTCAGAAACTCTACGACCACACCCTCGCAATCGCCAAGAAGAACGAGATCGACTTCATCGATGCTCTCCGTCACGAGGCGACTATCAAAAAAGCTCCCGCCGCCGCCCGAGCCGATTGGGAATCCGTCGCACTCAGCCTGCGAGACATGAAGCAGATCGCCGATAGCGGAAGCCCCGACGAAGTTGTTCAGGTCGCAATCGATGGCTGGTATTCTTCCTATCTTCAGGGAGCCTACGCCAATTATTCAAATCGCTTGGAGGATCTCAATTCTCTGGTTGGATTCGCAGCTCGTTTCGAGGAAATGCAGGAACTTATCGCTCAGATCACGCTCCTAAACTCCGAAACCGCAGACCGCATGGAAGAGTCCAACGAATCCATCCGCCTCACAACTGTGCACCAAGCGAAAGGCCTCGAGTTCAACGTGGTGTTCGTAATCGGAGCTGCGGATGGCTTTTTCCCGACGCGTCGATCCATTGACACGGGTGACACCGAAGAGGAAAGAAGGCTTTTCTATGTGGCCGTAACTCGTGCACGAGATGAGCTTTACGTGCTGTATCCCAAAATGAATACCAAAGGTGGACCGAGCATGTTCCTCAACCCAAGCCGCTTCCTGCAAGAAATCCCAACCGACCTATTTGAGCCCATTCGAATCCGAAGAAACTACGGCTGGTAG
- the proB gene encoding glutamate 5-kinase, with product MRRVVIKLGTGILTHGIGQVDTDRINKICSQVAELRKRGIETLIVSSGAVGMGMGVLNLQARPKTMAKQQACAAIGQSRLIQCWQDGLSPHGLIGGQVLLTHDDLRIRNRYVNAKATIDQLLAFGVVPIINENDTVSSYEIRFGNNDILGAMVASLCDADQYQILSTAPGLIDMDGDGLIIPVVEKITPEIQALAKGTNSPTAVGGMVSKLDAAILAADSGSETYIANGAAENIILRIIDGEQVGTRFLRSTKPMGSKKRWLAYFQRSSGSLTIDSGASEAIIQKGSSLLAAGVTGFKGVFRTGDVVDIQNADGETIARGEISFSSTEMTSIFNKTASELNELYPDRTRLEVVHRDALVLL from the coding sequence ATGAGACGCGTCGTCATCAAACTCGGTACGGGAATTCTGACCCACGGTATCGGCCAAGTAGATACAGATCGAATCAACAAGATTTGCTCTCAGGTGGCGGAACTTCGCAAACGCGGCATCGAAACTTTGATCGTGAGTTCCGGGGCGGTCGGCATGGGCATGGGCGTCCTAAATCTGCAAGCCCGCCCTAAGACAATGGCTAAGCAGCAGGCATGCGCGGCGATTGGTCAGTCTAGGTTGATCCAATGCTGGCAAGATGGCCTATCCCCGCACGGACTAATCGGAGGGCAAGTGCTTCTGACTCACGACGATCTAAGGATTCGCAACCGCTACGTAAACGCGAAGGCGACCATCGACCAGCTTCTCGCTTTCGGAGTCGTTCCCATCATCAACGAAAACGACACCGTATCCTCCTACGAAATACGCTTTGGCAACAACGATATTCTGGGAGCCATGGTGGCAAGCCTATGCGATGCCGACCAATACCAGATCCTTTCTACAGCCCCGGGCTTGATCGATATGGATGGCGATGGACTGATTATTCCCGTGGTTGAGAAGATTACGCCCGAGATCCAAGCGCTCGCCAAAGGCACCAATTCCCCCACTGCGGTAGGCGGAATGGTATCAAAACTAGATGCTGCGATTCTTGCCGCTGACTCAGGCAGCGAAACCTACATCGCCAATGGAGCGGCGGAAAATATCATTCTGCGCATTATCGACGGCGAGCAAGTGGGGACACGCTTTCTCCGTTCCACCAAGCCGATGGGATCAAAGAAACGTTGGCTGGCTTACTTCCAGAGAAGCAGCGGCTCTTTGACCATAGATTCGGGAGCTAGCGAGGCGATCATTCAAAAAGGCAGCAGCCTTCTGGCAGCAGGGGTGACCGGTTTCAAAGGGGTTTTTCGCACAGGAGATGTCGTCGATATTCAAAACGCGGACGGTGAAACCATTGCTCGCGGCGAGATCAGTTTTTCCAGCACCGAAATGACATCCATCTTCAACAAGACAGCCTCCGAGCTGAACGAGCTGTATCCGGACCGAACTCGATTAGAAGTCGTGCATCGGGACGCTTTGGTACTGCTTTAG
- the frr gene encoding ribosome recycling factor encodes MDEDTVFLTMDERVEKALEHTSGEFASVNTGKANPGMVEGISVEAYGSQMSLKEMAAITTPDARTIAIQPWDKSTLKAIEKAILASNIGITPAIMGDVIRLPLPELTGERRQELVKVVGKQAEDGRVTIRNARREAMDALKKLQKAGDITEDDLKDDEKEIQNKTDEAIKKINDLLAAKEKDLTTV; translated from the coding sequence ATGGACGAAGATACAGTATTTCTCACTATGGATGAACGAGTCGAAAAGGCTCTCGAACACACTTCCGGTGAATTCGCATCCGTAAATACAGGCAAGGCCAACCCTGGCATGGTTGAAGGCATTTCAGTCGAAGCGTATGGAAGCCAGATGTCCCTGAAGGAGATGGCTGCCATTACCACTCCAGACGCTCGCACCATCGCCATCCAGCCTTGGGACAAATCCACTTTGAAGGCTATCGAGAAAGCGATCCTAGCCTCTAACATCGGGATCACTCCTGCCATCATGGGCGATGTTATCCGCCTCCCTCTTCCAGAGCTAACAGGCGAACGCCGCCAGGAACTAGTCAAGGTTGTCGGCAAGCAAGCTGAAGATGGACGCGTAACCATCCGCAACGCTCGTCGCGAAGCAATGGACGCTCTCAAGAAGCTTCAAAAAGCGGGCGACATCACCGAGGACGACTTGAAGGACGACGAAAAGGAAATCCAGAACAAGACCGACGAAGCCATCAAAAAGATCAACGATCTCTTGGCTGCTAAGGAAAAGGACCTGACCACCGTTTAG
- the pyrH gene encoding UMP kinase: protein MSSAQNLAEKPKYKRVVLKLSGEVLRCSETGDPISWDTLRKICNQVKEIHQLGVQVCIVIGGGNIFRGLSGSTDQGVDRTTGDYMGMLSTVINGLAFMECLEKMGVQTRVQTSIPMNQVAEPFILRRAIRHLEKNRVVIFVAGTGNPYFSTDTTAALRASEIEAEVIMKATKVDGIYDKDPMKFDDAVRYDKLSYIDALQQRLNILDSTAFSLCMDNEVPILVFSLNDSDSIKRAIVGEDVGTLVS from the coding sequence ATGTCATCTGCGCAAAATCTCGCCGAAAAACCCAAGTACAAACGCGTCGTCCTCAAGCTGAGCGGAGAGGTCCTGCGCTGCTCCGAGACAGGAGACCCGATCTCTTGGGACACCCTGAGAAAGATCTGTAATCAGGTTAAGGAAATCCATCAGCTTGGCGTTCAAGTCTGCATCGTAATCGGCGGCGGAAACATTTTCCGAGGCCTTTCAGGCTCCACAGATCAGGGAGTCGACCGAACAACTGGTGACTACATGGGGATGCTCTCCACAGTCATCAACGGCCTAGCCTTCATGGAGTGCTTGGAAAAGATGGGAGTACAGACACGTGTACAAACATCCATTCCTATGAACCAAGTCGCCGAACCGTTCATCTTGAGAAGAGCGATTCGCCACTTAGAGAAAAACAGAGTGGTTATCTTTGTCGCAGGAACGGGTAACCCTTACTTCTCCACAGACACCACCGCCGCGCTCCGCGCCAGTGAAATCGAGGCAGAAGTCATCATGAAAGCAACAAAGGTGGATGGCATCTACGACAAGGACCCGATGAAGTTCGACGACGCAGTGCGCTACGACAAACTCAGCTACATCGACGCTCTCCAACAACGCCTCAACATTCTCGATTCCACAGCATTCTCGCTCTGCATGGACAACGAAGTACCAATTCTCGTCTTCAGCCTCAACGATTCAGACTCCATCAAGCGAGCGATCGTGGGCGAAGACGTAGGAACCTTGGTCTCCTAA
- a CDS encoding DoxX family protein encodes MAIASKKLKIASWIAQIMAAAIMGQTLYFKFTADPQSVELFTKLGMEPHGRLLIGALELIACILLLIPSSVVYGSLLGCCLMAGAIIGHLTELGWEGPMLQLGSLAVLVFCCCFATILIRRRELPLLKAVQQEVPAKRPRRK; translated from the coding sequence ATGGCCATTGCTTCCAAGAAATTGAAGATCGCTTCCTGGATAGCCCAAATCATGGCTGCCGCCATTATGGGGCAAACCTTGTACTTCAAGTTCACGGCTGATCCTCAATCGGTAGAACTCTTCACAAAACTCGGCATGGAGCCGCACGGAAGATTGCTGATCGGGGCCCTCGAGCTAATTGCCTGCATTTTACTGCTAATTCCCTCTAGCGTAGTCTACGGCTCGTTGCTTGGTTGCTGCCTGATGGCCGGCGCGATTATCGGGCATCTGACCGAACTTGGATGGGAAGGTCCTATGCTCCAGCTGGGCAGTCTAGCCGTCTTGGTTTTCTGCTGCTGCTTCGCCACCATCCTTATCCGCCGCAGAGAACTGCCCTTGCTCAAGGCTGTGCAGCAAGAAGTTCCCGCCAAACGGCCACGCCGTAAATAG
- a CDS encoding FMN-binding glutamate synthase family protein, with translation MSTALAINLHKLARFTNTALPIITLLFFLAGWQISFYFHFLTVPFIGLTFVNVYYLYIQKNHSLLRNFGILGQGRYMLESLGPELRQYLYSGDREERPFNRTERAEVYRKANNVDSASSFGSQNDFDATEIKLRHSLFPISKEQLEPYSLTFGEERGIQNTYTLTVPFIISGMSYGALGKRAVRSLARGIARVGGLMNTGEGGYPKYHLMENCDLAFQIGTAKFGVRNEDGTLNDQLLADLAAKEQIKIIEIKLSQGAKPGKGGMLPKEKITPEISELRGVPMGKDVVSPTHHSECEDYPSTVKFIRRVQDVSQLPVGIKMCIGDPRQFFELIGEMKRQDIFPDFITIDGAEGGTGAAPKAFIDRVGMPLFPALKTANDILLSAGVRQKLKIIASGKLINPGSQIIAFCLGADAIATARGFMLSIGCIQAMQCGSNTCPIGITSHKEHLERGIDIADKAIRVANYVHNLEHDLNELLCATGSRSVSDLTFDQLYVPIESALFPFSSHN, from the coding sequence ATGTCTACGGCATTAGCGATCAACCTACATAAACTGGCTCGTTTCACCAATACGGCCCTCCCCATAATAACCCTGCTCTTCTTCTTGGCCGGTTGGCAAATCTCCTTCTATTTCCATTTTCTCACCGTCCCCTTCATCGGCCTCACGTTCGTCAATGTCTACTATCTCTACATACAAAAGAACCACTCTCTCCTGAGAAATTTCGGTATTTTAGGCCAAGGGCGGTACATGCTGGAAAGCCTCGGCCCTGAACTCCGGCAGTATCTGTATTCTGGAGACAGAGAGGAACGCCCCTTCAACCGTACTGAAAGAGCCGAAGTCTACCGAAAGGCTAACAACGTCGACTCCGCGTCATCCTTCGGATCCCAGAATGATTTCGACGCCACGGAGATAAAACTTCGCCATTCCCTCTTTCCAATTTCCAAAGAGCAGCTCGAGCCCTACAGTCTCACTTTCGGCGAAGAGCGAGGTATTCAAAACACCTATACCCTCACAGTTCCTTTCATCATAAGCGGCATGAGTTACGGAGCTCTGGGCAAACGAGCAGTTCGCTCCCTAGCCCGAGGAATCGCTCGAGTAGGCGGGCTTATGAATACAGGAGAAGGAGGCTATCCGAAATACCACTTGATGGAAAACTGCGATTTGGCTTTCCAAATCGGGACCGCAAAATTCGGCGTAAGAAACGAAGATGGCACGCTCAACGATCAGCTATTGGCCGATCTCGCCGCGAAAGAGCAAATCAAGATCATTGAGATCAAATTAAGCCAGGGAGCAAAACCCGGAAAAGGCGGGATGCTTCCCAAGGAAAAAATAACTCCGGAAATTTCGGAGTTGAGAGGCGTGCCCATGGGCAAGGATGTAGTTTCTCCCACCCACCACTCCGAGTGCGAAGACTATCCAAGCACAGTCAAATTCATCCGCAGAGTTCAGGACGTTTCCCAACTTCCCGTCGGCATAAAAATGTGCATCGGCGACCCTCGGCAATTTTTCGAACTGATCGGAGAAATGAAGCGCCAGGACATCTTTCCCGATTTCATCACTATCGATGGAGCTGAAGGCGGAACGGGAGCCGCTCCCAAGGCATTTATCGACCGAGTGGGCATGCCTCTGTTTCCTGCCCTCAAAACTGCCAACGACATTCTCCTTAGCGCTGGCGTGAGGCAGAAGCTCAAAATAATCGCATCCGGCAAGCTGATCAATCCCGGCTCCCAAATCATCGCCTTCTGCCTCGGAGCAGATGCGATAGCAACTGCGAGAGGTTTCATGCTATCGATTGGCTGCATTCAGGCGATGCAGTGCGGCAGCAACACTTGCCCGATCGGGATCACATCACACAAGGAGCACCTCGAACGAGGAATCGACATAGCTGATAAAGCGATTCGGGTAGCAAACTACGTGCATAATCTTGAACACGACCTCAACGAGCTCCTTTGCGCCACGGGGTCGCGATCAGTGAGTGACTTGACCTTCGACCAGCTCTACGTACCTATCGAATCTGCCCTTTTCCCCTTTAGCTCACACAACTGA
- a CDS encoding Pycsar system effector family protein, whose protein sequence is MTSPDSTAPKFQAIARASILSSIENKHTQYVSMADRRAQGLLTIAAVMSPIAISRISVPEFFPSVVVFLIGAAATIIAATLCLFPKRFRKIKPNDRFLLHFSYISRQDRDEYLSQMADAISDTTELANEVAKDLYHLSHDVLIPKFRWLRIAYASFVASLLISICLLVFNVLHLVD, encoded by the coding sequence ATGACCTCGCCAGACTCAACAGCCCCTAAGTTCCAGGCCATCGCCCGAGCTTCCATCCTCTCCAGTATCGAGAACAAACATACTCAATACGTTTCCATGGCAGACAGGAGAGCCCAAGGACTCCTCACGATCGCGGCCGTCATGTCTCCGATTGCCATTTCTAGAATCAGCGTCCCCGAATTCTTCCCCTCGGTCGTCGTATTCCTGATCGGCGCCGCCGCGACGATCATTGCCGCTACCCTTTGCCTATTTCCTAAACGATTCCGAAAAATAAAGCCTAACGATCGTTTTCTACTGCACTTTTCGTACATCAGCCGCCAAGACAGGGACGAATACCTTTCCCAGATGGCCGATGCCATTTCGGATACCACCGAACTCGCCAACGAAGTTGCAAAAGATTTGTATCATCTGAGCCACGACGTGCTCATACCAAAATTTCGGTGGCTGAGGATTGCTTACGCATCATTTGTCGCTAGCCTTCTAATATCGATCTGCTTGCTCGTGTTCAACGTCTTGCACCTCGTCGATTGA
- a CDS encoding glycosyl hydrolase 2 galactose-binding domain-containing protein: MNTEIVMPVNRYNLDWKVGYSSDPSLAPSKWVNASVPGAVQLDWARAEGWPHFWQDGDFGRYAWMEKVYWTYRAPLPSLSELGDKRLFFVSGGIDYRFLIRVGEQTLHAQEGMFRKVELDLTEFASDEEFLEVVVFPIPDSGEGEGRVEANASVKPAVSYGWDFHPRLVPSGIWCQTHLETREAEHIREFCFDYTIEEELSLVRLDISVELSRSSSGEIEWSLVDPSGEVVDGESISLAGADVVDGFCEIHDPELWWPRGYGEQPLYSLRVSLHGSEGEVLDSKSRTIGFRCSKLVMNEGAWKDQEAMPKTRCVPPMALELNGKRIFVKGSNWVAPDVFSGVSGEDAYRPLLEKAANSNFNLLRCWGGSAIGKDSFFDLCDRLGIMVWQDFPLACNCYSESPQFLDTLDQEAEAILKRLKGHPSVVIWCGGNELFNSWSGMTDQSKALRLLNKKCFELDPDTPFLATSPIMGAGHGGYLFRDATGRECIDVFQSARNSAYVEFGIPGPASVEKLSSLIEEEDLFPPKKGGVWELRHAFGAWESHPDTWLCMDTIEHYFGRPESIEELVAWGQLLQAEGLKAIFEEARRQKPYCSMAISWCFNEPWPAAANNSLVSWPCEPKPALRSVRQSCRSTLASARVKRFSWRAGDMFEAELWMLHDGLGSIKGDRVEAYLRFDDDETFVLGWYFDALEEGENRIGPTLRFQVPEIEDQTFKLILRVEGRPDWNSEYDFCFKADDM, translated from the coding sequence GTGAATACCGAAATTGTCATGCCGGTGAATCGTTACAACTTAGATTGGAAGGTGGGTTACTCCTCGGATCCGAGTCTGGCTCCGAGCAAGTGGGTGAACGCCTCCGTGCCAGGCGCAGTACAGCTCGACTGGGCTCGGGCGGAAGGCTGGCCGCATTTTTGGCAGGATGGCGATTTCGGACGCTATGCTTGGATGGAAAAGGTCTACTGGACCTACCGTGCTCCTTTGCCTTCCTTGTCGGAATTAGGAGATAAGCGACTGTTTTTCGTATCTGGAGGGATCGACTACCGGTTTCTTATCAGAGTGGGCGAACAAACCTTGCACGCCCAAGAAGGCATGTTTCGGAAAGTCGAGTTGGACCTGACCGAATTCGCGAGCGATGAGGAATTCTTGGAGGTAGTCGTTTTCCCGATACCAGACTCTGGGGAGGGAGAAGGCCGCGTGGAGGCAAATGCCTCGGTTAAACCCGCGGTCAGCTACGGTTGGGACTTTCATCCTCGATTGGTCCCGTCAGGGATTTGGTGCCAAACCCACTTGGAAACACGGGAGGCGGAGCACATCCGCGAGTTTTGTTTCGACTATACGATTGAAGAGGAATTGTCGCTTGTGCGGCTGGATATCTCGGTGGAATTGAGCCGGTCCTCGAGTGGCGAAATCGAGTGGAGCCTCGTTGATCCGAGCGGAGAGGTGGTGGATGGGGAGTCTATATCGCTCGCTGGCGCTGACGTGGTCGACGGGTTCTGTGAGATACATGATCCGGAATTGTGGTGGCCGAGAGGATATGGTGAGCAACCTCTGTACTCTTTGCGAGTTTCGCTGCACGGCAGCGAAGGCGAGGTTTTGGACTCCAAAAGTCGGACCATTGGTTTCCGGTGTAGCAAACTCGTCATGAACGAGGGGGCTTGGAAAGATCAAGAGGCGATGCCAAAGACTCGCTGCGTTCCGCCCATGGCTCTGGAGCTAAATGGCAAGAGGATCTTCGTGAAGGGTTCTAACTGGGTGGCTCCGGACGTGTTTTCCGGTGTGTCTGGTGAAGACGCTTATCGACCGCTCCTCGAGAAGGCAGCCAACAGCAACTTCAATCTCCTGAGATGTTGGGGAGGCTCGGCGATCGGAAAGGACTCGTTTTTTGACCTCTGTGACCGGTTAGGGATTATGGTTTGGCAGGATTTTCCACTCGCCTGCAATTGCTACTCTGAGAGTCCCCAGTTTTTAGATACTTTGGACCAAGAGGCGGAAGCTATCCTCAAGCGTCTCAAGGGCCACCCGAGCGTCGTTATTTGGTGCGGTGGAAACGAACTATTCAACTCTTGGTCTGGGATGACTGATCAGTCGAAAGCGCTCCGCCTTCTGAACAAAAAGTGTTTCGAACTGGATCCCGATACTCCTTTCCTTGCAACTTCGCCCATAATGGGTGCTGGTCACGGCGGCTATCTTTTCCGCGATGCGACGGGCCGGGAGTGTATCGACGTTTTTCAATCGGCTCGAAATTCAGCTTACGTGGAGTTTGGAATACCGGGCCCTGCATCGGTTGAAAAGTTGAGCAGCCTCATTGAGGAAGAAGATTTGTTCCCTCCCAAGAAAGGTGGGGTTTGGGAGCTACGACACGCTTTTGGGGCCTGGGAATCACATCCGGACACTTGGCTCTGCATGGATACAATCGAACACTATTTCGGCCGCCCTGAATCTATCGAGGAGCTAGTCGCTTGGGGGCAATTGCTGCAGGCGGAAGGACTCAAGGCCATTTTCGAAGAAGCTCGCAGGCAAAAGCCCTATTGCTCGATGGCGATAAGCTGGTGCTTCAACGAGCCTTGGCCTGCCGCTGCTAACAACAGTCTGGTCTCCTGGCCTTGTGAGCCCAAGCCAGCCTTGAGGTCGGTGCGTCAAAGTTGTCGATCAACCTTGGCATCTGCTCGCGTTAAACGCTTTTCCTGGAGAGCTGGGGATATGTTCGAAGCGGAGTTGTGGATGTTGCACGATGGGCTAGGTTCGATCAAAGGCGATCGGGTGGAGGCTTATTTGCGTTTCGACGACGACGAAACCTTCGTGCTAGGCTGGTACTTCGACGCTTTGGAGGAAGGAGAGAACCGCATCGGGCCGACGCTTCGATTCCAGGTACCGGAAATTGAGGATCAAACTTTTAAGTTGATACTCAGGGTGGAGGGGCGACCTGACTGGAATTCAGAATACGACTTCTGTTTCAAAGCGGACGATATGTGA
- the fbaA gene encoding class II fructose-bisphosphate aldolase: MPVATPKQYEAMLDAAQKGGYAYPAVNITSLTTINAALKAFADSKTDGIIQVSTGGGQFASGLNVADAAYGAIVLAEATHLLAEKYDVLVALHTDHCHPEKVDSFLKPLLEASRKRVAEGKGPLFQSHMFDGSVVPLDENLEISKALLKECAELGIILEVEAGCVGGEEDGHDTSGLPAEKLYTTPEDMLEVYETLQPIGRFLFAATFGNVHGAYKPGSVKLKPTILRDGQKAVMDKHGAEAEMDLVFHGGSGSELSDIRETLDYGVVKMNIDTDTQYAFTRPIVTHICSNIEGVLKIDGEVGNKKTYDPRGYLKKGEANMAKRLQEAAADLLSEGKTIFGTV, translated from the coding sequence ATGCCAGTCGCAACACCTAAGCAGTACGAAGCGATGTTGGATGCCGCCCAAAAGGGAGGCTACGCATACCCAGCCGTAAATATTACGTCTCTCACGACGATCAACGCAGCCCTTAAGGCTTTCGCGGATTCGAAGACTGACGGTATCATCCAAGTTTCCACCGGTGGCGGCCAGTTCGCTTCCGGACTCAACGTAGCAGACGCGGCATATGGCGCGATCGTTTTGGCTGAAGCAACCCACTTGCTCGCTGAAAAGTACGACGTACTCGTCGCTCTTCACACTGACCACTGTCACCCAGAGAAGGTTGATAGCTTCCTCAAGCCATTGCTCGAAGCATCCCGCAAGCGCGTCGCTGAAGGGAAGGGACCTCTCTTCCAGTCTCACATGTTCGATGGTTCGGTTGTACCACTCGATGAAAACCTCGAGATCTCCAAGGCTCTCCTCAAGGAGTGCGCCGAGCTCGGAATCATCCTCGAAGTCGAAGCTGGCTGCGTAGGTGGTGAAGAAGACGGACACGACACTTCTGGTCTCCCAGCGGAAAAGCTCTACACGACTCCAGAAGATATGTTGGAAGTGTACGAAACCCTTCAGCCAATCGGCCGTTTCCTATTCGCTGCTACTTTCGGTAACGTTCACGGCGCGTACAAGCCAGGTTCCGTTAAGCTCAAGCCAACCATCCTCCGCGACGGTCAGAAGGCTGTTATGGACAAGCATGGCGCGGAAGCTGAAATGGATCTCGTGTTCCACGGCGGTTCCGGCTCCGAGCTTTCCGATATCCGTGAAACGCTCGACTACGGTGTAGTCAAGATGAACATCGATACCGACACCCAGTACGCATTCACCCGTCCAATCGTTACTCACATCTGTTCCAACATCGAAGGCGTTCTCAAGATCGACGGTGAAGTAGGTAACAAGAAGACTTACGATCCACGCGGCTACCTCAAGAAGGGCGAAGCTAACATGGCGAAGCGCTTGCAAGAAGCTGCAGCTGACCTTCTCTCCGAAGGAAAGACAATCTTCGGCACTGTATAA